One genomic region from Conexibacter woesei Iso977N encodes:
- a CDS encoding GNAT family N-acetyltransferase — MSATGTITLSPLTPELRDAALRITVAPEQVRFGGTPASSIPVADRESARESVVILRDGTPVGYFQLDTRSVPGAPAGAHILGLRALVIDRALQGQGVGRAAMLALPDYVRARFPGRTAVLLTVNADNPPAIALYAATGFVDAGVGIYEGGHAGPQHVLRLDV; from the coding sequence ATGAGCGCGACCGGGACGATCACGCTCTCGCCGCTCACGCCGGAGCTGCGCGACGCCGCGCTCCGGATCACCGTCGCGCCCGAGCAGGTGCGCTTCGGCGGGACGCCCGCGTCGTCGATCCCGGTCGCCGATCGCGAGAGCGCCCGCGAGTCGGTGGTCATCCTGCGCGACGGGACGCCCGTCGGCTACTTCCAGCTCGACACGCGCAGCGTCCCGGGCGCGCCCGCGGGGGCGCACATCCTCGGGCTGCGCGCGCTGGTGATCGACCGCGCGCTGCAGGGACAAGGGGTCGGTCGCGCCGCGATGCTCGCGCTCCCGGACTACGTCCGCGCCCGCTTCCCGGGCCGCACGGCCGTGCTGCTGACGGTCAACGCCGACAACCCGCCGGCGATCGCCCTCTACGCCGCGACCGGCTTCGTCGACGCGGGCGTCGGGATCTACGAGGGCGGCCACGCCGGGCCGCAGCACGTCCTGCGCCTGGACGTCTAG
- the rpsD gene encoding 30S ribosomal protein S4, with translation MARDTSPQCKQCRREGQKLFLKGERCLTDKCGVERRAYPPGDHGRGRQKQSEYRVQLREKQKARRYYGVLEGQFRRYYDKASRQEGITGENLLMLLESRLDNVVVRLGFAASRRQARQMIRHGHWTINGRRVDIPSYQVREGDVLAVKVGTGAEAIIRDATELTAQVPAWLQADHDGLTAKVLRKPERREITTPVQEQLIVELYSK, from the coding sequence ATGGCTCGTGACACCAGTCCTCAGTGCAAGCAGTGCCGCCGCGAAGGGCAGAAGCTCTTCCTGAAGGGCGAGCGCTGCCTGACCGACAAGTGCGGCGTCGAGCGCCGCGCGTACCCGCCGGGCGACCACGGTCGTGGCCGCCAGAAGCAGAGCGAGTACCGCGTGCAGCTGCGCGAGAAGCAGAAGGCCCGCCGGTACTACGGCGTGCTCGAGGGGCAGTTCCGCCGCTACTACGACAAGGCGTCGCGCCAGGAGGGCATCACGGGTGAGAACCTCTTGATGCTCCTGGAGTCGCGTCTGGACAACGTCGTGGTGCGCCTCGGCTTCGCCGCTTCCCGCCGCCAGGCCCGTCAGATGATCCGCCACGGTCACTGGACGATCAACGGCCGCCGCGTCGACATCCCCAGCTACCAGGTCCGCGAGGGCGACGTCCTGGCCGTCAAGGTCGGGACCGGCGCCGAGGCGATCATCCGCGACGCGACCGAGCTCACCGCTCAGGTCCCGGCGTGGTTGCAGGCCGACCATGACGGCCTGACGGCGAAGGTGCTCCGCAAGCCGGAGCGTCGTGAGATCACGACGCCCGTGCAGGAGCAGCTCATCGTCGAGCTGTACTCCAAGTAG
- a CDS encoding DNA-directed RNA polymerase subunit alpha, with protein MLDFQIPRITSESVEEHRGSFVIEPLDRGFGYTFGNSLRRVLLSSLAGAAVTSVRIEGVAHEFSTIKGVTEDVTDIVLNLKGIVCRMHSDATEIEAPLVVTGPGEITAKDIDLPAGVEILNPDVHIATLEKKTKLEMYMTIGRGRGYRPAEENKSPDQPIGVIPIDSIFSPVRRVAYAVEQARVGQRTDYDKLTLDIETDSSIDPQAALREAAEILISQLAIFTDADRIEELRAGPGGALDAGQVAGVNGAGATSQGPMHDILIEELELGVRSYNCLKRAGIQTVGDLISKSEGELAAIPNFGKKSIDEVIETLHARGLALRDD; from the coding sequence GTGCTCGACTTCCAGATCCCTCGCATCACCAGCGAATCCGTCGAGGAGCATCGCGGCTCGTTCGTGATCGAGCCCCTCGACCGCGGCTTCGGCTACACGTTCGGCAACTCGCTCCGCCGCGTGCTGCTGTCCTCGCTGGCCGGCGCCGCCGTCACCAGCGTCCGGATCGAGGGCGTCGCCCACGAGTTCTCGACGATCAAGGGTGTGACGGAAGACGTCACCGACATCGTCCTGAACCTCAAGGGCATCGTCTGCCGGATGCACTCGGACGCGACCGAGATCGAGGCCCCGCTGGTCGTCACCGGCCCGGGCGAGATCACCGCGAAGGACATCGACCTGCCCGCGGGCGTCGAGATCCTCAACCCCGACGTGCACATCGCGACGCTCGAGAAGAAGACCAAGCTCGAGATGTACATGACGATCGGTCGCGGCCGCGGCTACCGCCCGGCCGAGGAGAACAAGTCTCCCGACCAGCCGATCGGCGTCATCCCGATCGACTCGATCTTCTCGCCCGTCCGCCGCGTCGCCTACGCCGTCGAGCAGGCGCGCGTCGGCCAGCGCACCGACTACGACAAGCTTACGCTCGACATCGAGACCGACTCGTCGATCGACCCGCAGGCCGCGCTGCGCGAGGCCGCCGAGATCCTGATCTCGCAGCTGGCGATCTTCACCGACGCCGACCGCATCGAGGAGCTCCGCGCCGGTCCGGGCGGCGCGCTGGATGCCGGCCAGGTGGCAGGCGTCAACGGTGCCGGCGCCACGTCGCAGGGCCCGATGCATGACATCCTGATCGAGGAGCTCGAGCTGGGTGTGCGTTCGTACAACTGCCTGAAGCGCGCCGGGATCCAGACGGTCGGCGACCTGATCTCGAAGTCCGAGGGCGAGCTCGCCGCGATCCCGAACTTCGGGAAGAAGTCCATCGACGAGGTCATCGAGACGCTGCACGCGCGCGGTCTTGCGTTGCGCGACGACTGA
- the rpsK gene encoding 30S ribosomal protein S11, giving the protein MPAPKRPQRGRRKPKKNIPVGQAHIKTSFNNTIVSLTDREGNVIAWESAGGAGFKGSRKSTPFAAQVTADAAARKGIEQGLQKVEVFVKGPGSGRETAIRSLQAAGLEVTGVKDVTPQAHNGCRPRKRRRV; this is encoded by the coding sequence GTGCCCGCACCCAAGCGCCCCCAGCGTGGTCGCCGCAAGCCGAAGAAGAACATCCCTGTCGGCCAGGCGCACATCAAGACCTCGTTCAACAACACGATCGTCTCCCTCACGGACCGCGAAGGCAACGTCATCGCGTGGGAGTCCGCCGGCGGTGCCGGCTTCAAGGGCTCCCGCAAGTCGACTCCGTTCGCCGCGCAGGTCACGGCCGATGCCGCTGCCCGCAAGGGCATCGAGCAGGGCCTCCAGAAGGTCGAGGTCTTCGTGAAGGGTCCCGGCTCCGGCCGCGAGACCGCGATCCGCTCGCTTCAGGCCGCCGGCCTCGAGGTGACGGGCGTGAAGGACGTGACCCCGCAGGCCCACAACGGCTGCCGCCCCCGCAAGCGGCGCCGCGTCTAG
- a CDS encoding antibiotic biosynthesis monooxygenase family protein, with product MSVVKINAITVPKERFEEFAERFASRAGKVEGAEGFEGFQLLRPNDEREVCLVVTQWRSEDDFTAWVKSADFAAGHAQHREGGPIGTASEIWSFDVLETKAAADA from the coding sequence GTGAGCGTCGTCAAGATCAATGCCATCACGGTTCCCAAGGAGCGGTTCGAGGAGTTCGCGGAGCGGTTCGCGAGCCGGGCCGGGAAGGTCGAGGGGGCTGAGGGGTTCGAGGGCTTCCAGCTGCTGCGGCCGAACGACGAGCGTGAGGTGTGCCTCGTCGTCACGCAATGGCGCTCGGAGGACGACTTCACCGCGTGGGTGAAGTCCGCCGACTTCGCCGCGGGCCACGCCCAGCACCGCGAGGGCGGCCCGATCGGGACCGCCAGCGAGATCTGGTCGTTCGACGTGCTCGAGACGAAGGCCGCCGCGGACGCCTAG
- a CDS encoding adenylate kinase produces MADFPEVRGQQAAHSNVPAIAEQAVSELNLILVGPPGAGKGTQAEKLTEDFGLPYYATGNILRDAVAQGTELGKKAKEYMDAGDLVPDEVIIGVILEALASDEAAEGFLLDGFPRTVPQADALGAALQDVGRKISAVLLIDVPDEVIVKRLSGRRVSRAGRVYHVDFDPPKQEGRCDLDGSELIQRDDDKPETIRKRLAVYHDQTEPLVDYYEGRNLLRRFDGTRTPTEVHDHIRATVATLRLEDEL; encoded by the coding sequence ATGGCCGACTTCCCTGAGGTCCGCGGCCAGCAGGCCGCGCACTCCAACGTTCCCGCGATCGCCGAGCAAGCCGTGTCTGAACTCAACCTCATCCTGGTCGGCCCGCCGGGCGCCGGCAAGGGCACCCAGGCCGAGAAGCTGACCGAGGACTTCGGCCTGCCCTACTACGCCACCGGCAACATCCTGCGCGACGCGGTCGCCCAGGGGACGGAGCTGGGCAAGAAGGCCAAGGAGTACATGGACGCCGGCGACCTCGTCCCCGACGAGGTCATCATCGGCGTGATCCTGGAGGCGCTGGCCTCCGACGAGGCGGCCGAGGGCTTCCTGCTCGACGGCTTCCCGCGCACGGTCCCGCAGGCCGACGCGCTCGGTGCCGCGCTGCAGGACGTCGGTCGCAAGATCTCCGCGGTCCTGCTGATCGACGTGCCCGACGAGGTCATCGTCAAGCGGTTGAGCGGTCGCCGCGTCTCGCGCGCCGGCCGCGTCTACCACGTCGACTTCGACCCGCCCAAGCAGGAGGGTCGCTGCGACCTGGACGGCTCCGAGCTGATCCAGCGCGACGACGACAAGCCGGAGACGATCCGCAAGCGCCTCGCCGTCTACCACGACCAGACCGAGCCGCTCGTGGACTACTACGAGGGCCGCAACCTGCTGCGCAGGTTCGACGGAACGCGCACGCCGACCGAGGTGCACGACCACATCCGTGCGACGGTCGCGACGCTGCGCCTCGAAGACGAGCTCTAA
- the rpsM gene encoding 30S ribosomal protein S13: MARIAGVNVPLNKRVEVGLTYIYGIGRSTSNKLLSNAGIAPDTYVRDLTEDEVTKLRDGVDALTVEGDLRRERSQNIKRLMEIGCYRGLRHRRGLPVRGQNTKTNARTRKGPKRMSIAGKKKAGKK; the protein is encoded by the coding sequence ATGGCACGCATCGCCGGGGTCAACGTCCCCCTGAACAAGCGCGTCGAGGTCGGTTTGACCTACATCTACGGCATTGGCCGTTCGACGTCGAACAAGCTTCTGAGCAACGCCGGGATCGCCCCGGACACCTACGTCCGCGACCTGACGGAAGACGAGGTCACCAAGCTGCGTGACGGCGTCGACGCCCTCACCGTCGAGGGCGACCTCCGTCGTGAGCGCTCGCAGAACATCAAGCGCCTGATGGAGATCGGGTGCTACCGCGGCCTGCGCCACCGGCGCGGCCTGCCGGTCCGGGGGCAGAACACCAAGACCAACGCTCGCACGCGCAAGGGCCCGAAGCGCATGTCGATCGCGGGTAAGAAGAAGGCTGGTAAGAAGTAG
- a CDS encoding IclR family transcriptional regulator, with product MARTMRALEMLALSPLSAPQLAATIDTHPRTMRRVLERLVVEGYVQRSGDTRRIYAPTMRLVALAAQVLEHSPVARRGRPYVELLHERSRMAAHLVAPSYGSVVCLCHAALGSQDEHPHLRELVPAHATAGGKLLLAHRDGWRRSLVAAGLAPHTDRTITEAAQLDEELVQIRADGHAIEDGEYQAGVRAVAAPVVFDGEVVAAVSASGRRMDIDAVLPHVLRAARDLTQDLADGERR from the coding sequence GTGGCCAGAACGATGCGGGCGTTGGAGATGCTCGCGTTGTCGCCGCTGAGTGCCCCGCAGCTGGCGGCGACGATCGACACGCATCCGCGGACGATGCGGCGGGTGCTGGAGAGGCTTGTGGTCGAGGGCTACGTGCAGCGCAGCGGCGACACGCGGCGGATCTACGCGCCGACGATGCGCCTGGTCGCGCTGGCCGCGCAGGTGCTGGAGCACTCGCCGGTCGCGCGGCGCGGGCGGCCGTACGTGGAGCTGCTGCACGAGCGGTCGCGGATGGCGGCGCACCTGGTGGCGCCGTCGTACGGGTCGGTCGTGTGCCTGTGTCACGCCGCGCTCGGCTCCCAGGACGAGCACCCGCACCTGCGCGAGCTGGTCCCGGCGCACGCGACCGCGGGCGGGAAGCTGCTGCTGGCCCACCGCGACGGCTGGCGCAGGTCGCTGGTCGCAGCGGGGCTGGCGCCGCACACCGACCGGACGATCACGGAGGCCGCGCAGCTGGACGAGGAGCTCGTGCAGATCCGGGCCGACGGGCACGCGATCGAGGACGGTGAGTACCAGGCCGGCGTGCGCGCGGTCGCGGCGCCGGTGGTCTTCGACGGCGAGGTCGTCGCGGCGGTCAGCGCGTCGGGACGGCGGATGGACATCGATGCCGTGCTGCCGCACGTCCTGCGCGCGGCCCGCGACCTCACCCAGGACCTGGCCGATGGCGAGCGCCGCTGA
- a CDS encoding VOC family protein, with the protein MRKLQAQGVHHITIVGADRQTSIDFWEGVLGMPFVFDQPNLDNPDEGHLYFDPGDGRLITVFSNETRAPVFDRTPMEVGCVHHLAFAVSAATFAQAVERLDERGIAHSGVKDRGFMDSIYFKDPLGLLIELASYRFVPPEGFTHAEVLLEAHKLRVERNDYNIAPIHLADAIELMVLRSRESLSADRTPKDPYNRVNGS; encoded by the coding sequence GTGCGCAAGCTCCAGGCCCAGGGCGTCCACCACATCACGATCGTCGGCGCCGACCGGCAGACGTCGATCGACTTCTGGGAGGGGGTGCTGGGGATGCCGTTCGTCTTCGACCAGCCGAACCTCGACAACCCCGACGAGGGGCACCTCTACTTCGATCCGGGCGACGGTCGGCTGATCACGGTGTTCTCGAACGAGACCCGCGCGCCGGTGTTCGACCGCACGCCGATGGAGGTCGGCTGCGTCCACCACCTGGCGTTCGCGGTGAGCGCCGCGACCTTCGCGCAGGCCGTCGAGCGCCTCGACGAGCGCGGCATCGCGCACAGCGGCGTCAAGGACCGCGGCTTCATGGACTCGATCTACTTCAAGGACCCGCTGGGCCTGCTGATCGAGCTCGCCTCCTACCGCTTCGTGCCGCCGGAGGGCTTCACCCACGCCGAGGTCCTGCTGGAGGCGCACAAGCTCCGCGTCGAACGCAACGACTACAACATCGCCCCGATCCACCTGGCGGACGCGATCGAGTTGATGGTCTTGCGCTCGCGGGAGTCGCTCAGCGCGGACCGGACGCCGAAGGACCCGTACAACAGGGTCAACGGCAGCTAG
- the rpmJ gene encoding 50S ribosomal protein L36, with the protein MKVRPSVKPMCEKCKIIRRHGAVLVICQNPRHKQRQG; encoded by the coding sequence ATGAAGGTACGACCGTCGGTCAAGCCGATGTGCGAGAAGTGCAAGATCATCCGTCGCCACGGCGCGGTCCTCGTCATCTGCCAGAACCCCCGCCACAAGCAGCGTCAGGGCTAG
- a CDS encoding Bax inhibitor-1 family protein gives MSDDPFGTYAATRAGVRARVSTTTLFGQVMFLVGIALAFLAVGAVVGKDMDYSTARILGFVAFGMVLAQSFVAPLRVGSLGIAWLFGFALLLGLSLGPILSYYANTDPETVYQAAGGTALITLGMGAYGTATSKDLARWIRPLSWALLGVIAISLVAWLFGTGGSPIISLAVLGLSAAILIVDFNYLRRHATEDDVIWLATGIFVSIVNIFLSLLNILGGRN, from the coding sequence ATGAGCGACGATCCCTTCGGCACCTACGCAGCGACCCGCGCCGGCGTCCGCGCGCGCGTCAGCACCACCACCCTGTTCGGCCAGGTCATGTTCCTCGTCGGGATCGCGCTGGCGTTCCTGGCGGTCGGCGCCGTGGTCGGCAAGGACATGGACTACTCCACGGCCCGGATCCTGGGCTTCGTGGCGTTCGGCATGGTCCTGGCGCAGTCGTTCGTCGCACCGCTGCGCGTCGGCTCACTGGGCATCGCCTGGCTGTTCGGCTTCGCGCTGCTGCTGGGCCTGAGCCTCGGCCCGATCCTCAGCTACTACGCCAACACCGACCCCGAGACCGTCTACCAGGCGGCCGGCGGCACGGCGCTCATCACGCTCGGCATGGGCGCCTACGGCACGGCGACGTCGAAGGACCTCGCCCGCTGGATCCGCCCGCTGTCGTGGGCGCTGCTCGGCGTCATCGCGATCTCGCTCGTCGCGTGGCTGTTCGGCACCGGCGGCTCGCCGATCATCTCGCTGGCGGTCCTGGGCCTCTCCGCCGCGATCCTGATCGTGGACTTCAACTACCTGCGCCGCCACGCGACCGAGGACGACGTCATCTGGCTCGCGACCGGGATCTTCGTCTCGATCGTGAACATCTTCCTCTCGCTGCTGAACATCCTTGGCGGGCGGAACTAG
- the map gene encoding type I methionyl aminopeptidase has product MIIKKSPAEIEKMAAAGAIHARTMKLIAGRIREGVSTAELDAAAEKYIRSQGAVPSFKGYRGFTGSICASPNAMVVHGIPGPYRLGKGDIISVDIGVTYDGWVADGAVTFPVGEVTPVAEKLLEVTRRSLFDAVEQCRPGNRLSDVSHAVQRTVESEGLSVVRSLVGHGIGREMHEEPQIPNYGDPGKGPLLEPGMVLAVEPMTTAGRHMVRMGDDGWSIYSQDGSLAAHFEFTIAVTADGPRIMNPWHEGEDGL; this is encoded by the coding sequence GTGATCATCAAGAAGTCCCCAGCCGAGATCGAGAAGATGGCCGCCGCCGGCGCCATCCACGCCCGGACGATGAAGCTGATCGCGGGCAGGATCCGCGAAGGCGTCTCGACCGCCGAGCTCGACGCCGCCGCCGAGAAGTACATCCGCTCTCAGGGCGCCGTGCCCTCGTTCAAGGGCTACCGCGGGTTCACCGGGTCGATCTGCGCGTCACCGAACGCGATGGTCGTCCACGGCATCCCGGGGCCCTACCGGCTCGGCAAGGGCGACATCATCTCGGTCGACATCGGCGTCACCTACGACGGCTGGGTCGCCGACGGCGCCGTGACGTTCCCGGTCGGCGAGGTCACGCCGGTCGCCGAGAAGCTGCTGGAGGTCACGCGCCGGTCGCTGTTCGACGCGGTCGAGCAGTGCCGCCCGGGCAACCGGCTGAGCGACGTCTCGCACGCGGTCCAGAGGACCGTCGAGAGCGAGGGCCTGTCGGTCGTCCGCTCGCTGGTCGGCCACGGCATCGGGCGCGAGATGCACGAGGAGCCGCAGATCCCCAACTACGGCGACCCGGGCAAGGGCCCGCTGCTGGAGCCGGGGATGGTCCTGGCCGTCGAGCCGATGACGACCGCCGGGCGCCACATGGTCCGGATGGGCGACGACGGCTGGTCGATCTACTCCCAGGACGGGTCGCTGGCCGCGCACTTCGAGTTCACCATCGCCGTCACCGCCGACGGGCCGCGGATCATGAACCCGTGGCACGAGGGCGAGGACGGGCTGTAA
- the secY gene encoding preprotein translocase subunit SecY, with translation MLSTILSAFTVAEIRKKLAFTALLLALYRVGSHIPVPGVNVQAVKDAQESFGGGGILSLLNTFSGGGLSRIALFALGIMPYITASIILQLLTVVVPSLEKLSKEGEVGQARITQYTRYLTVGLAFAQSIGYVFLFKSLAPSTGEKIIANFDTPHVFLIVISLTAGTILLMWFGELITQHGIGNGISLMIFASIVSRLPGGIQSWWNNPDQVFVVIMPFLALAVVAAVVFIQEGQRRIPVQYAKRVIGRRMSGGGQTYLPLRVNMAGVIPVIFAASIMAFPPTVGQLINTPATHSVANFLNPGKAPYVIGESIFIILFTYFYTAVTFNPVDQADNLKKYGGFIPGVRPGRPTAEFLDRILARLTFPGALYLAAVAALPTVVIAATSATQNFQFGGTSLLIVIGVALDTMKQLEAQLMMRNYEGFLK, from the coding sequence ATGCTGTCCACGATCCTGAGCGCCTTCACCGTCGCGGAAATCCGCAAGAAGCTGGCCTTCACGGCCCTGCTCCTCGCGCTGTACCGCGTCGGCTCCCACATCCCGGTCCCGGGCGTCAACGTCCAGGCCGTCAAGGACGCCCAGGAGTCGTTCGGCGGCGGCGGCATCCTCAGCCTGCTGAACACGTTCTCGGGCGGTGGGCTCAGCCGCATCGCCCTGTTCGCGCTGGGGATCATGCCCTACATCACGGCGTCGATCATCCTGCAGCTGCTGACCGTCGTCGTGCCGTCGCTGGAGAAGCTCTCCAAGGAGGGCGAGGTCGGCCAGGCGCGCATCACGCAGTACACGCGCTACCTCACGGTCGGCCTGGCGTTCGCGCAGTCGATCGGCTACGTGTTCCTGTTCAAGTCGCTGGCGCCGTCGACGGGCGAGAAGATCATCGCCAACTTCGACACGCCGCACGTCTTCCTGATCGTGATCTCGCTGACCGCGGGCACGATCCTGCTGATGTGGTTCGGCGAGCTGATCACCCAGCACGGCATCGGCAACGGCATCTCGCTGATGATCTTCGCGTCGATCGTCTCGCGCCTGCCCGGCGGCATCCAGTCCTGGTGGAACAACCCGGACCAGGTCTTCGTCGTGATCATGCCGTTCCTGGCGCTCGCGGTCGTGGCGGCGGTGGTCTTCATCCAGGAGGGCCAGCGGCGGATCCCGGTGCAGTACGCCAAGCGCGTGATCGGCCGGCGCATGAGCGGCGGCGGCCAGACCTACCTGCCGCTGCGCGTCAACATGGCCGGCGTCATCCCGGTCATCTTCGCGGCGTCGATCATGGCGTTCCCGCCCACGGTCGGCCAGCTGATCAACACGCCCGCGACGCACTCGGTCGCGAACTTCCTCAACCCGGGGAAGGCGCCGTACGTCATCGGCGAGTCGATCTTCATCATCTTGTTCACGTACTTCTACACGGCGGTGACGTTCAACCCCGTCGACCAGGCCGACAACCTGAAGAAGTACGGCGGCTTCATCCCGGGGGTGCGGCCCGGCCGCCCGACGGCCGAGTTCCTGGACCGGATCCTGGCGCGGCTGACGTTCCCGGGCGCGCTCTACCTGGCCGCGGTCGCGGCGTTGCCGACGGTCGTCATCGCCGCGACGAGCGCGACGCAGAACTTCCAGTTCGGCGGCACGTCGCTGCTGATCGTCATCGGCGTGGCCCTCGACACGATGAAGCAGCTCGAGGCGCAGCTGATGATGCGCAACTACGAAGGCTTCCTCAAGTAG
- the surE gene encoding 5'/3'-nucleotidase SurE, translated as MRVLLTNDDGIDAEGLQTLRVELLASVPGIDLVVIAPDGNRSAIGRGITVRRALAVERIAFPDGTHGYATDGTPVDCVRLASLGLIEDWTPDVVVSGINHGSNLGDDVTYSGTVAAAMEGVLLGLPALAVSQQSEKREMDFRLGDDFVFDTAARFVARIVASLEDVPLPPSTLLNINVPAGVPHGVEVAKLGKRIYRDRLREQGDGTYFIYGADPGYEDEPGTDLVAVAGGHVAVTPVHLDLTHHDGIGPLSTSDLARLLAPAAQEVE; from the coding sequence ATGCGCGTGCTGCTCACCAACGACGACGGGATCGACGCCGAAGGCCTGCAGACGCTGCGCGTGGAGCTGCTCGCGAGCGTCCCCGGGATCGACCTGGTGGTGATCGCGCCGGACGGCAACCGCTCCGCGATCGGCCGCGGGATCACCGTGCGCCGCGCGCTGGCCGTCGAGCGGATCGCGTTCCCCGACGGCACGCACGGCTACGCGACCGACGGCACGCCGGTCGACTGCGTGCGGCTCGCGTCGCTGGGGCTGATCGAGGACTGGACGCCGGACGTCGTGGTCTCCGGCATCAACCACGGGTCCAACCTCGGCGACGACGTCACCTACTCCGGGACCGTCGCCGCCGCGATGGAGGGCGTGCTGCTGGGTCTCCCAGCACTCGCGGTCTCCCAGCAGTCGGAGAAGCGCGAGATGGACTTCCGCCTCGGCGACGACTTCGTCTTCGACACCGCGGCGCGCTTCGTCGCGCGGATCGTCGCGTCGCTCGAGGACGTCCCGCTGCCGCCCTCGACGTTGTTGAACATCAACGTGCCCGCGGGCGTCCCGCACGGGGTCGAGGTCGCCAAGCTCGGCAAGCGCATCTACCGCGACCGCCTGCGCGAGCAGGGCGACGGCACGTACTTCATCTACGGCGCGGACCCCGGCTACGAGGACGAGCCCGGGACCGACCTCGTCGCGGTCGCCGGCGGGCACGTCGCGGTGACGCCCGTGCACCTGGACCTCACCCACCACGACGGGATCGGCCCGCTGTCGACCTCCGACCTCGCGCGGCTGCTGGCGCCCGCCGCGCAGGAGGTCGAGTAG
- the truA gene encoding tRNA pseudouridine(38-40) synthase TruA, translating to MAGGTSRLTVEYDGSGFAGWARQPGLRTVQGTLEEAIAVLRGGRHADLTVAGRTDRGVHAWGQVASYVGDPVTLDGLNALLPDDVAVLACDPAPAGFDARRDAHSRTYCFRILTRRLPSVFEVRRALHWPHRIDRAALQACAAALLGEHDFTAFTPTITDHVRFERVVMSAEWVEREDDVLELWITADAFMRHMNRVLVGTMLEVAGGRRSLDDFTRLLEGRPRAEAGPTAPPHGLYFASVGY from the coding sequence TTGGCGGGCGGAACTAGCCGCCTCACCGTCGAGTACGACGGGTCGGGGTTCGCGGGCTGGGCGCGGCAGCCTGGTCTGCGGACGGTGCAAGGGACGTTGGAGGAGGCGATCGCCGTGTTGCGCGGTGGTCGCCATGCCGACCTCACGGTCGCCGGGCGCACCGACCGCGGCGTCCACGCGTGGGGGCAGGTCGCGTCGTATGTCGGCGACCCGGTCACGCTGGACGGCCTCAACGCGCTGCTGCCCGACGACGTCGCGGTGCTGGCGTGCGACCCGGCGCCCGCCGGCTTCGACGCGCGCCGTGACGCGCATTCTCGGACCTACTGCTTCCGGATCCTGACGCGGCGGCTGCCGAGCGTCTTCGAGGTCCGGCGCGCGCTGCACTGGCCGCACCGGATCGACCGCGCGGCGCTGCAGGCGTGCGCGGCAGCGCTCCTGGGCGAACACGACTTCACCGCGTTCACCCCGACGATCACCGACCACGTGCGCTTCGAGCGCGTCGTCATGAGCGCCGAGTGGGTCGAGCGCGAGGACGACGTCCTCGAGCTCTGGATCACCGCCGACGCGTTCATGCGCCACATGAACCGCGTGCTGGTGGGGACGATGCTCGAGGTGGCAGGCGGGCGGCGGTCGCTGGACGACTTCACGCGCCTGCTGGAAGGACGCCCACGTGCGGAGGCGGGTCCCACCGCGCCCCCGCACGGGCTGTACTTCGCGTCCGTCGGCTACTGA
- the rplQ gene encoding 50S ribosomal protein L17, translated as MRHQKTRHKLSRDSAHRKSLLANLCKEVIEHERIKTSEAKAKAVKPEVEQLITLAKKGDLHARRQALSILGQDKFAVHKLFEEVAPRYADRPGGYTRILKLGPRRSDSTEMVFIELV; from the coding sequence ATGCGCCACCAGAAGACCCGTCACAAGCTCAGCCGCGACTCCGCGCACCGCAAGTCGCTGCTCGCCAACCTCTGCAAGGAGGTCATCGAGCACGAGCGCATCAAGACCAGCGAGGCGAAGGCCAAGGCCGTCAAGCCCGAGGTCGAGCAGCTGATCACGCTCGCCAAGAAGGGCGACCTGCACGCCCGTCGCCAGGCGCTGAGCATCCTGGGCCAGGACAAGTTCGCGGTCCACAAGCTCTTCGAGGAAGTCGCCCCCCGCTACGCGGACCGTCCCGGCGGCTACACCCGCATCCTCAAGCTCGGCCCGCGTCGCAGCGACTCGACCGAGATGGTGTTCATCGAGCTCGTCTGA